One window of Nicotiana tomentosiformis chromosome 11, ASM39032v3, whole genome shotgun sequence genomic DNA carries:
- the LOC104094368 gene encoding interactor of constitutive active ROPs 3-like isoform X1, translating into MQTPKARNSSSEVPQKKSPRGNSTEVPLKISPRAVRSREAPQKISPRAVSQDVPQKISPRVARRLKTGAPDSDSASSPHGNSRTPKERRPKVTEQKSPKSLESEKKCPSRVSELESQITQLKNDLKGKLSSSEACKKQAAVEAEGSKDHCTILSSELDQSPKQLLEQPSSENPTLCSELETIQKQHSVDSAALASALNEIKELKAQLEIVAESEATKTKNTEAAQTELQSLKQNLAETLSLMEDMKKQLKDSKDSEAQAQTLVTETLLQLESAKKTVESLRSDGNKVMEAYNTISSELDQSRARANLLEDVVCKLQTDTTKVGESEIVEIDESKETIEAELSSLKSEVERLRADLEAAEIKYNEEKTRSTVEIRSAYELVEQIKAMSKQREDELQGDLQNFKTQIDELKANLMDKETELQGICEENENLTMKLENAKSGKGENELEKELQRSRLDIENLKANLMDKETELQNILEENEILKLETNKKENSRGKVKDEVAAELEVAKTAEREALMKLGYMKEEVDKSNRRVARVTEQLDAAQASNAEMEAELRKLKVQSDQWRKAAEVATAMLSNGNNGKFMERTGSMDSHYSPGKISSPYFEDMDEDLMKRKNPNVLKRIGELWKKPVK; encoded by the exons ATGCAGACCCCAAAAGCAAG AAACAGTTCCTCTGAAGTGCCACAAAAGAAATCTCCACGAGGCAATTCCACGGAAGTGCCTCTAAAGATCTCTCCGCGAGCTGTGAGATCTCGAGAAGCTCCACAAAAGATTTCGCCTCGAGCTGTTTCTCAAGACGTACCCCAAAAGATTTCTCCCAGAGTTGCGCGCCGCCTGAAGACAGGTGCACCAGATTCTGACTCTGCATCTTCTCCTCATGGTAATAGTAGGACACCAAAAGAGAGAAGGCCTAAAGTCACTGAGCAGAAGTCTCCCAAAAGTTTGGAGTCAGAG AAGAAGTGTCCGAGCAGGGTATCTGAATTGGAGTCCCAAATCACTCAGCTAAAAAATGATCTTAAGGGAAAGCTAAGTTCTTCAGAAGCGTGCAAAAAACAAGCTGCAGTAGAGGCCGAGGGGTCAAAGGATCACTGTACAATATTGTCCTCAGAATTGGATCAGTCCCCGAAACAGCTTTTGGAGCAGCCTTCTTCTGAGAATCCGACATTGTGTTCAGAACTTGAGACAATCCAAAAACAGCACTCGGTTGACTCAGCTGCATTAGCTTCTGCCTTGAATGAGATCAAGGAACTAAAGGCTCAGCTTGAAATTGTTGCTGAATCCGAGGCTACCAAAACAAAGAACACGGAAGCAGCTCAAACTGAGCTCCAAAGCTTGAAACAAAACTTGGCGGAAACTCTTTCACTTATGGAAGACATGAAGAAACAACTAAAGGATAGCAAAGATTCAGAAGCTCAGGCTCAAACACTTGTTACCGAAACTCTGTTGCAACTGGAATCAGCAAAGAAGACCGTGGAGAGCCTAAGGTCCGACGGTAATAAAGTTATGGAGGCGTACAATACTATATCTTCTGAGTTGGATCAGTCGAGGGCACGTGCAAATTTGTTGGAAGATGTTGTCTGCAAACTCCAAACTGATACTACTAAAGTTGGTGAAAGTGAAATTGTCGAAATTGATGAAAGTAAGGAAACGATTGAGGCAGAACTGTCTTCTCTGAAATCGGAAGTTGAACGTCTGAGAGCTGATCTGGAAGCAGCTGAGATCAAATACAACGAAGAGAAAACTCGAAGCACAGTTGAAATTAGAAGTGCTTATGAATTGGTGGAGCAAATCAAGGCAATGTCGAAGCAGAGGGAAGATGAGCTGCAAGGAGATTTACAAAACTTTAAAACACAAATAGATGAGTTGAAGGCAAATTTGATGGATAAAGAAACTGAATTGCAGGGTATTTGTGAGGAGAATGAGAATCTTACCATGAAACTAGAGAACGCCAAATCTGGAAAAGGAGAAAATGAACTTGAAAAGGAGCTTCAGAGATCAAGACTTGATATTGAAAATCTGAAGGCAAATTTGATGGACAAGGAAACCGAACTTCAGAATATTTTAGAGGAAAATGAGATCCTGAAATTGGAAACTAACAAAAAGGAAAACAGTAGAGGTAAAGTGAAGGATGAAGTTGCTGCTGAACTAGAGGTTGCAAAGACTGCAGAACGAGAAGCTCTTATGAAGCTCGGGTATATGAAAGAGGAAGTTGATAAAAGTAACCGGCGGGTAGCTAGGGTAACTGAACAGTTGGATGCAGCTCAAGCTTCCAATGCAGAAATGGAAGCAGAACTAAGGAAGCTAAAGGTTCAGTCTGACCAATGGAGAAAGGCTGCAGAAGTTGCGACTGCTATGTTATCAAATGGCAATAACGGGAAATTCATGGAAAGAACTGGATCAATGGATAGTCACTACAGTCCCGGCAAGATTAGCTCGCCTTACTTTGAGGACATGGATGAAGATTTAATGAAGAGGAAAAATCCAAATGTGCTTAAAAGGATCGGTGAGTTATGGAAGAAGCCAGTGAAATAG
- the LOC104094368 gene encoding interactor of constitutive active ROPs 3-like isoform X2, with amino-acid sequence MKGNSSSEVPQKKSPRGNSTEVPLKISPRAVRSREAPQKISPRAVSQDVPQKISPRVARRLKTGAPDSDSASSPHGNSRTPKERRPKVTEQKSPKSLESEKKCPSRVSELESQITQLKNDLKGKLSSSEACKKQAAVEAEGSKDHCTILSSELDQSPKQLLEQPSSENPTLCSELETIQKQHSVDSAALASALNEIKELKAQLEIVAESEATKTKNTEAAQTELQSLKQNLAETLSLMEDMKKQLKDSKDSEAQAQTLVTETLLQLESAKKTVESLRSDGNKVMEAYNTISSELDQSRARANLLEDVVCKLQTDTTKVGESEIVEIDESKETIEAELSSLKSEVERLRADLEAAEIKYNEEKTRSTVEIRSAYELVEQIKAMSKQREDELQGDLQNFKTQIDELKANLMDKETELQGICEENENLTMKLENAKSGKGENELEKELQRSRLDIENLKANLMDKETELQNILEENEILKLETNKKENSRGKVKDEVAAELEVAKTAEREALMKLGYMKEEVDKSNRRVARVTEQLDAAQASNAEMEAELRKLKVQSDQWRKAAEVATAMLSNGNNGKFMERTGSMDSHYSPGKISSPYFEDMDEDLMKRKNPNVLKRIGELWKKPVK; translated from the exons ATGAAAGG AAACAGTTCCTCTGAAGTGCCACAAAAGAAATCTCCACGAGGCAATTCCACGGAAGTGCCTCTAAAGATCTCTCCGCGAGCTGTGAGATCTCGAGAAGCTCCACAAAAGATTTCGCCTCGAGCTGTTTCTCAAGACGTACCCCAAAAGATTTCTCCCAGAGTTGCGCGCCGCCTGAAGACAGGTGCACCAGATTCTGACTCTGCATCTTCTCCTCATGGTAATAGTAGGACACCAAAAGAGAGAAGGCCTAAAGTCACTGAGCAGAAGTCTCCCAAAAGTTTGGAGTCAGAG AAGAAGTGTCCGAGCAGGGTATCTGAATTGGAGTCCCAAATCACTCAGCTAAAAAATGATCTTAAGGGAAAGCTAAGTTCTTCAGAAGCGTGCAAAAAACAAGCTGCAGTAGAGGCCGAGGGGTCAAAGGATCACTGTACAATATTGTCCTCAGAATTGGATCAGTCCCCGAAACAGCTTTTGGAGCAGCCTTCTTCTGAGAATCCGACATTGTGTTCAGAACTTGAGACAATCCAAAAACAGCACTCGGTTGACTCAGCTGCATTAGCTTCTGCCTTGAATGAGATCAAGGAACTAAAGGCTCAGCTTGAAATTGTTGCTGAATCCGAGGCTACCAAAACAAAGAACACGGAAGCAGCTCAAACTGAGCTCCAAAGCTTGAAACAAAACTTGGCGGAAACTCTTTCACTTATGGAAGACATGAAGAAACAACTAAAGGATAGCAAAGATTCAGAAGCTCAGGCTCAAACACTTGTTACCGAAACTCTGTTGCAACTGGAATCAGCAAAGAAGACCGTGGAGAGCCTAAGGTCCGACGGTAATAAAGTTATGGAGGCGTACAATACTATATCTTCTGAGTTGGATCAGTCGAGGGCACGTGCAAATTTGTTGGAAGATGTTGTCTGCAAACTCCAAACTGATACTACTAAAGTTGGTGAAAGTGAAATTGTCGAAATTGATGAAAGTAAGGAAACGATTGAGGCAGAACTGTCTTCTCTGAAATCGGAAGTTGAACGTCTGAGAGCTGATCTGGAAGCAGCTGAGATCAAATACAACGAAGAGAAAACTCGAAGCACAGTTGAAATTAGAAGTGCTTATGAATTGGTGGAGCAAATCAAGGCAATGTCGAAGCAGAGGGAAGATGAGCTGCAAGGAGATTTACAAAACTTTAAAACACAAATAGATGAGTTGAAGGCAAATTTGATGGATAAAGAAACTGAATTGCAGGGTATTTGTGAGGAGAATGAGAATCTTACCATGAAACTAGAGAACGCCAAATCTGGAAAAGGAGAAAATGAACTTGAAAAGGAGCTTCAGAGATCAAGACTTGATATTGAAAATCTGAAGGCAAATTTGATGGACAAGGAAACCGAACTTCAGAATATTTTAGAGGAAAATGAGATCCTGAAATTGGAAACTAACAAAAAGGAAAACAGTAGAGGTAAAGTGAAGGATGAAGTTGCTGCTGAACTAGAGGTTGCAAAGACTGCAGAACGAGAAGCTCTTATGAAGCTCGGGTATATGAAAGAGGAAGTTGATAAAAGTAACCGGCGGGTAGCTAGGGTAACTGAACAGTTGGATGCAGCTCAAGCTTCCAATGCAGAAATGGAAGCAGAACTAAGGAAGCTAAAGGTTCAGTCTGACCAATGGAGAAAGGCTGCAGAAGTTGCGACTGCTATGTTATCAAATGGCAATAACGGGAAATTCATGGAAAGAACTGGATCAATGGATAGTCACTACAGTCCCGGCAAGATTAGCTCGCCTTACTTTGAGGACATGGATGAAGATTTAATGAAGAGGAAAAATCCAAATGTGCTTAAAAGGATCGGTGAGTTATGGAAGAAGCCAGTGAAATAG